From Paenibacillus graminis, a single genomic window includes:
- a CDS encoding ABC transporter ATP-binding protein, which translates to MHILHIENLKKHYGKGGTIVKALDGVSMTVEQGEFVAIVGTSGSGKSTLLHMLGGLDRATEGKVYVDGNDIFTMDDEKLTIFRRRSVGFVFQNYNLVPILNVLENIVLPIELDGGEIDKDYLDLVIRTLGLQEKLNNLPSNLSGGQQQRVAIARALATKPSIILADEPTGNLDSKTSQEVLILLKQMSEKFNQTIVMITHNEQIAQTADRIIRIEDGIIVSGNSRNPGVNH; encoded by the coding sequence ATGCATATATTACATATAGAAAATTTAAAGAAACATTATGGAAAAGGCGGAACCATTGTTAAGGCGTTGGATGGTGTCTCAATGACGGTGGAGCAGGGGGAGTTTGTAGCCATCGTCGGAACCAGCGGAAGTGGAAAAAGTACTCTTCTGCACATGCTGGGTGGTCTAGACCGAGCAACAGAAGGTAAAGTTTACGTGGATGGAAATGATATCTTTACGATGGATGATGAAAAATTGACTATTTTCCGGCGAAGATCGGTTGGCTTTGTCTTCCAGAACTACAATCTGGTGCCCATCCTGAATGTGCTTGAGAATATTGTATTGCCCATTGAACTAGACGGTGGGGAAATAGACAAAGATTATCTCGATCTGGTCATACGTACTTTGGGATTGCAGGAAAAGCTGAACAACCTGCCCTCCAATCTGTCCGGCGGTCAGCAGCAGAGGGTGGCGATTGCCAGAGCTTTAGCCACCAAACCATCAATCATTCTGGCGGATGAGCCTACTGGCAACCTTGATAGCAAAACCAGTCAGGAAGTTCTCATTCTTCTTAAGCAGATGAGTGAGAAGTTTAACCAGACGATTGTGATGATAACGCATAATGAGCAAATTGCCCAGACAGCGGATAGAATCATCCGAATTGAAGATGGGATCATCGTTTCCGGCAATTCCCGCAATCCCGGGGTGAACCATTAA
- a CDS encoding ABC transporter permease: MLSTNNRKTISFLAKKSLKSNLSRNLAVISAIVLTTLLITAVLTMTLSINKSIELAAMKTSGSDYHGSFKYLNSTELKKLQSHPSIKEYGSSLTVGEISTPVFKNNRVEVLRIDKNNAKHSFIQFIEGGLPIKENEIVLNTWALEKLGAQHKLGQVVKLDIDTGEKTITQDFIISGYYEADKNLAMSGLAFVSEAFTKKYISQINPEISKEKGSYVNTSQLNIMFDNSFNIEKKLNKILTDTGLNVPYGVNPAYTSASLFEDLMNIIPFAVVILITMLSGYLLIYNIFYISVVRDVKFYGLLKTIGTTPRQLKRLISIQARWLYIIALPFGMALGFLLGLLVVPMISSLSSAPSNIAYSNSPWIFIGAAIFSYITVWIASNKPGRMASQISPVEAVKFSEVSGLGKKKSKKSKHGAKLATMAFSNVFRNKKKLILMLSSLSLSVVLFSTIFTIISSLDVNKYLGSFIAGDLMVQNEVLVSISGERAGDPYKLSEELSNTLSKIDGVKSADKVYYRYELKPFDDPIRSILTPLALGASGDSDIASTMNRGVIPIDLYGVDSGWYSLVNKDITEGKFNKEQFDSGKYILVSNAYFRDDSKKNTYYHPGDNISFPDLGKSFEVMALVNSDALYAATTKHYSLFGFNAFLPASELQKELPVGSDPAKIVSVTLDTDPTKLDSVEKTAKTLTDATDELTLKSRDDYKAELRGFIHIFQNIGYGLSLVIALIGVLNYINTVLTGVISRRNEFAVLESIGMTKKQLKLMLVYEGLYNVLLTLLITSTLGVLVTYNISKSISAVIEFTVFHMKWQPFVIIIPILAGTVCIVTMYAYRFLAKSTIVERLRQLE; encoded by the coding sequence ATGCTCAGCACAAACAATCGTAAGACAATCTCCTTTTTAGCTAAAAAAAGCCTAAAATCGAATTTATCACGTAATTTGGCTGTCATCAGTGCAATTGTGCTTACAACACTTCTGATTACTGCCGTATTAACCATGACCCTCAGTATCAATAAATCCATAGAGCTTGCAGCGATGAAAACCAGTGGTAGTGATTATCATGGGAGTTTTAAATACTTAAACTCAACCGAACTCAAGAAACTACAAAGCCACCCTTCCATCAAAGAATACGGAAGCTCTCTTACTGTGGGAGAAATATCCACCCCTGTATTCAAGAACAATCGTGTAGAGGTTCTACGTATTGACAAAAATAATGCCAAACATTCATTTATCCAATTTATAGAGGGTGGTCTACCCATCAAAGAGAATGAAATTGTCTTGAACACTTGGGCACTTGAAAAGCTTGGAGCACAGCATAAATTGGGTCAAGTTGTGAAGTTGGACATTGATACCGGGGAAAAGACGATTACACAAGATTTCATAATCTCAGGATATTATGAAGCGGACAAAAACTTGGCAATGTCGGGATTGGCTTTTGTCTCAGAAGCATTTACTAAAAAATACATTTCTCAAATTAACCCAGAGATATCCAAAGAAAAGGGCTCATATGTGAACACCTCACAGTTGAATATAATGTTTGACAACTCATTTAATATTGAGAAGAAACTAAATAAAATTTTGACGGATACCGGACTGAATGTGCCCTACGGTGTAAATCCTGCATATACCAGTGCAAGTCTATTCGAAGACCTGATGAATATCATTCCTTTTGCAGTCGTCATTCTGATCACAATGCTCAGCGGTTATTTGCTCATTTACAATATCTTTTATATTTCTGTCGTACGGGATGTGAAATTCTACGGATTGCTAAAGACCATTGGTACTACCCCTAGGCAGTTGAAAAGACTTATATCCATTCAGGCCCGCTGGCTCTATATAATTGCCCTGCCATTTGGGATGGCGCTTGGCTTTTTACTAGGTCTCTTGGTTGTCCCTATGATTAGTTCGCTTTCAAGCGCTCCCTCGAATATTGCTTATTCCAACAGTCCTTGGATTTTCATAGGGGCAGCCATCTTCTCGTATATAACCGTATGGATTGCATCCAACAAGCCGGGCCGAATGGCCTCACAGATTTCACCAGTAGAGGCTGTCAAATTTTCGGAAGTCAGCGGCTTAGGTAAGAAAAAATCCAAGAAATCGAAACACGGAGCGAAGCTTGCTACCATGGCATTTTCCAATGTATTCAGAAATAAGAAAAAACTGATTCTAATGCTCTCTTCACTTTCTCTTAGTGTGGTTTTATTCAGTACAATTTTTACAATTATTTCTTCTTTAGATGTTAATAAATATCTAGGTTCTTTTATTGCCGGTGATCTGATGGTTCAAAATGAAGTTCTGGTCAGTATCTCAGGAGAACGTGCCGGTGATCCATACAAACTTTCAGAGGAACTATCAAACACTCTAAGTAAGATTGACGGAGTAAAGAGTGCAGATAAGGTTTACTATAGATATGAATTAAAACCATTTGATGATCCTATCCGGTCAATTCTTACTCCATTAGCCCTTGGTGCTTCCGGGGACTCTGATATCGCCTCCACTATGAACAGGGGAGTTATCCCCATCGATCTGTATGGAGTAGATTCCGGATGGTATAGCCTAGTGAACAAAGATATTACCGAAGGGAAATTTAACAAGGAGCAGTTTGATTCCGGAAAATATATTTTAGTCTCAAATGCCTATTTCCGCGATGATTCGAAAAAAAACACTTATTATCACCCAGGAGACAACATATCATTTCCTGATTTGGGGAAAAGTTTTGAAGTGATGGCTCTGGTAAATTCAGATGCTTTGTATGCTGCAACAACAAAACATTATTCTTTATTTGGCTTCAACGCCTTCCTTCCCGCTTCGGAGTTGCAGAAGGAACTACCCGTAGGCAGCGATCCAGCCAAGATCGTTTCCGTCACATTGGACACCGATCCAACTAAACTGGATTCTGTCGAGAAAACGGCCAAGACTTTGACAGATGCTACCGATGAGCTAACTTTAAAATCAAGAGATGATTACAAAGCGGAACTCCGCGGATTTATACATATTTTTCAAAACATAGGATATGGCCTTAGCTTAGTCATTGCTCTTATCGGCGTGCTCAATTACATTAACACTGTGCTAACTGGGGTCATCTCACGCAGAAATGAATTTGCTGTGCTGGAAAGTATCGGCATGACTAAAAAACAGCTAAAACTCATGTTGGTATATGAAGGACTTTACAATGTTCTACTCACTCTCCTAATTACTTCAACATTAGGTGTATTGGTAACTTATAATATTTCTAAAAGTATCTCAGCCGTCATAGAATTTACTGTATTTCATATGAAGTGGCAACCGTTTGTTATCATTATCCCCATTCTGGCAGGTACTGTGTGTATAGTGACCATGTATGCTTACAGATTCTTGGCCAAATCAACCATCGTCGAACGGCTAAGACAATTGGAATAA
- a CDS encoding MetQ/NlpA family ABC transporter substrate-binding protein gives MKKSLKYTLMLLVLVMIAAGCGNNKEAESTPEAAAPAANATEPVKIKVASLIPPMTDILEIVKPLLKEDGVDMDVVILSDNVQPNEALANKEVDANFFQHVPYMEQFNASKGSKLVEVQPVYDAIYGGYSKRYKAIADLPEGATLVMANDPSNIGRSLQMFAKAGLIKLKEGAGIQATQADITENAKKFKFQEVDLLMLARMLDDADLVAMTPAYASPLGLTPKKDALITEGNDSEFTISLVAREDNKDSDAIQKLAKRISGPEVKKFLEDNYAEIALPAF, from the coding sequence ATGAAAAAATCGTTGAAATATACACTTATGCTGCTCGTTTTGGTCATGATTGCCGCAGGCTGCGGAAACAACAAGGAGGCCGAAAGCACACCGGAAGCTGCTGCACCGGCAGCAAACGCCACCGAACCAGTCAAAATTAAAGTAGCCTCGCTCATTCCGCCGATGACCGATATCCTTGAAATCGTGAAGCCGCTGCTCAAGGAAGACGGCGTGGACATGGATGTCGTCATTCTGTCTGATAATGTCCAGCCCAACGAGGCGCTGGCTAATAAGGAAGTGGACGCGAACTTTTTCCAGCACGTTCCTTACATGGAGCAGTTCAATGCCAGCAAGGGCTCCAAGCTGGTAGAGGTGCAGCCTGTATATGATGCGATCTACGGCGGTTATTCCAAACGTTATAAGGCAATCGCCGATCTGCCGGAAGGTGCGACGCTGGTCATGGCGAATGATCCCTCTAATATCGGACGCTCGCTGCAAATGTTCGCCAAGGCCGGACTGATTAAGCTGAAGGAAGGCGCAGGTATTCAAGCGACCCAGGCCGACATCACCGAGAACGCCAAAAAGTTCAAGTTCCAGGAAGTTGACCTGCTGATGCTGGCCCGCATGCTGGATGACGCCGACCTGGTGGCAATGACTCCGGCGTATGCCAGCCCGCTTGGGCTGACACCGAAGAAGGACGCGCTGATCACCGAAGGGAACGACTCCGAATTCACCATCAGCCTGGTAGCCCGCGAGGACAACAAGGATTCCGACGCCATCCAAAAGCTGGCGAAGCGCATCAGCGGCCCGGAAGTGAAGAAGTTCCTTGAGGACAACTATGCGGAGATTGCGCTGCCTGCGTTTTAA